The Marinitoga sp. 1197 genome includes a window with the following:
- a CDS encoding ATP-binding protein, producing MKKLPIGVQDYKEIIEEDYIYVDKTKYIFNLINSGKFYFLSRPRRFGKSLTISTLYYLFKGEKELFKDTYIYDKWEFKEYPIIRINLLDVVSENEKELKEGLLKIIKDEGKKYGIKIKNDHYKYAFDDLIIELSKKGKVVILVDEYEKPILDNINNKEMAEKYRNVLRNFYVTIKSKDEYIKFVFITGITKFTKTGVFSALNNLNDISLDTDYSQMLGYTQEEIEYYFVEYIEQTAKKFNITTEELLKEMKKYYNGFSFDGEHYVYNPFSILKFFQKKEFQNYWFESGSPSFLYEYIKGKKIEYEDLVKHIVSAMDFSTREIEDANANIFFTQAGYLTFKGIERLGLEKEYILDYPNLEVKNSFSRLILEANYGIETSKIKELNRTIIKSLLKNDIKGLIEEIKKIISAIPYNLHKKEEKYYHSLIFTIIASAGIDVKAEELTNLGRSDLVIDFDERIYLFEIKVDKSAIDAINQIKEKKYYEKYIGKEIYIIGININSEKRNIDDYIIEKI from the coding sequence ATGAAAAAATTACCAATAGGAGTACAGGATTATAAAGAAATAATAGAAGAAGATTATATATATGTAGATAAAACAAAATATATATTTAATTTAATAAATAGTGGAAAGTTCTATTTTCTCTCACGCCCAAGGAGGTTTGGTAAAAGTTTAACAATATCAACATTATATTATTTATTCAAAGGAGAAAAAGAATTATTTAAAGATACATACATATATGACAAATGGGAATTTAAAGAATATCCCATAATTAGGATAAATTTACTTGATGTAGTAAGCGAAAATGAAAAAGAATTAAAAGAAGGATTATTAAAAATAATAAAAGATGAAGGAAAAAAATATGGTATAAAAATAAAAAATGATCACTATAAATATGCATTTGATGATTTAATAATAGAATTATCCAAAAAAGGAAAAGTGGTAATATTAGTAGACGAATATGAAAAACCTATATTGGATAATATAAATAACAAAGAAATGGCAGAAAAATATAGAAATGTGTTAAGAAATTTTTATGTAACAATAAAATCAAAGGATGAATATATAAAATTCGTATTCATAACAGGAATTACGAAATTCACAAAAACAGGAGTATTTTCTGCATTAAATAATTTAAATGATATATCTCTTGATACAGACTATTCGCAAATGCTTGGATATACCCAAGAAGAAATAGAATATTACTTTGTTGAATATATAGAACAAACAGCAAAAAAGTTTAATATAACAACAGAAGAATTATTAAAAGAAATGAAAAAATACTATAATGGATTTTCCTTTGATGGAGAACATTATGTATATAATCCATTTTCAATATTAAAATTCTTTCAAAAAAAAGAATTTCAAAATTACTGGTTTGAAAGCGGATCGCCAAGCTTTTTGTATGAATATATAAAAGGAAAAAAGATAGAATATGAAGACCTTGTAAAACATATAGTAAGTGCAATGGATTTCTCAACAAGGGAAATAGAAGATGCAAATGCAAATATATTCTTTACACAAGCAGGATATTTGACATTTAAAGGAATAGAAAGACTTGGACTTGAAAAGGAATATATATTAGACTATCCAAATCTTGAAGTAAAAAACAGCTTTTCAAGATTAATATTAGAGGCAAATTATGGAATAGAAACATCAAAAATAAAAGAATTAAACAGAACAATAATAAAATCATTATTAAAAAATGACATAAAAGGATTAATAGAAGAAATAAAAAAAATAATAAGTGCAATACCGTATAACTTACACAAAAAAGAAGAAAAGTATTATCACTCATTAATATTTACAATAATAGCATCAGCAGGAATAGATGTAAAAGCAGAAGAATTAACAAACTTAGGGCGAAGTGACCTTGTAATAGATTTTGATGAAAGGATATATCTTTTTGAAATAAAAGTAGATAAAAGTGCAATTGATGCAATAAACCAGATAAAAGAAAAGAAATATTATGAAAAATACATTGGAAAAGAAATATATATAATAGGAATTAACATCAATTCAGAAAAAAGAAATATTGATGATTATATTATTGAAAAAATATAA